One genomic region from Diabrotica undecimpunctata isolate CICGRU chromosome 9, icDiaUnde3, whole genome shotgun sequence encodes:
- the LOC140449834 gene encoding uncharacterized protein isoform X2, with amino-acid sequence MSLQSKCGCPLTPTLRRRNVTASSYATVNDQTAGTTRLSTFSQTNLSRSPGFSIKSHSSRRSPYSSPIKIISGNITNSKSSTNINHPPNSSTAVSGVSKLSSIARSTPDLRSISRSSSKIVSPSIKSSARYEPARKLTPTSKVEYECPPSNKMAIPQIRLNFDLDAESTRF; translated from the exons CTAAGAAGAAGAAATGTTACAGCCTCTAGCTACGCGACTGTCAATGATCAAACAGCTGGCACTACTCGATTATCGACATTTTCTCAAACAAATCTTTCCAGAAGTCCAGGTTTTTCAATTAAATCACACTCGTCCAGGAGATCTCCATACTCATCCCCAATAAAG ATTATCTCAGGAAATATAACTAATTCAAAATCGTCTACAAATATAAAC CACCCACCTAATAGCTCTACTGCAGTTAGTGGAGTTTCTAAGTTATCTTCCATAGCAAGATCCACACCCGATTTAAGg tcgATTAGTAGGTCTTCAAGTAAAATTGTTTCACCCAGTATTAAATCGAGTGCTAGATATGAGCCTGCTAGAAAATTGACCCCAACT TCAAAAGTTGAATACGAATGTCCTCCGTCTAACAAAATGGCAATACCTCAGATAAGATTGAACTTCGATTTGGATGCAGAGTCTACCAGATTTTAA
- the LOC140451272 gene encoding uncharacterized protein, which translates to MPPKRKGGQEKKLEREKKKRCEIAKKCHSLDNLLNSYSVPSTSGVESDINTEKQEQEQKSEENLPVSETKFETELKLSEDSDDDIETSDESDSEANVKKALKDEEALLKLGQPEETESGNFFDRPDPNKLQLFFEFHPKVPVAQKDIPFNVEKAFTRNNKTKRKWLSYSEERKALFCTICLAYSVESNKDQSSAFARANEAAYNLENENLDHGNFLEIILLLSKFDVILKKHLDAIVKKSKSYHNRKIKRRAGNFYTFLSKTTVNSIIVIITEIIQKKISSEIQTATMFSIEIDSTQDISVTDQCSVVTRYVYNGTIHERLLAVVPCHNSTGKGFHTMIHDILVKNGLDEKNCIADSTDGAANMQGRYSGFSSFMVQENSNHVHVWCYAHILNLVLTDIFKSHIKAASFFSLLNCIAAFFKESHQRMGYWLDIGNNARSQKLQLIGETRWWSKEAALSKIFGNFNEPNKALIVFFNVIADTAVESISRRFANNAELCRDLSILDPNNFEEIAKGELPENSLKILSEKLIQFDSSATPAKLKEELASFASNWKHIKLTIEDSYEVNYARLDVGLDDSSSAQSDVDEDDCITKQSTKSRVCIESNKCQNCVICCYGSILKYNLFKGAYSTLVLAYQYILSLPISQVACERSFSTLKFIKNRLRNSLSDNRLESFMLMNIENDILSDINNDEIINRLGQTTKLMKDALMY; encoded by the exons ATGCCACCAAAACGAAAAGGAGGACAAGAAAAAAAACTAGAAAGGGAGAAGAAAAAAAGATGTgaaatagcaaaaaaatgtcACTCTTTGGATAATTTGCTCAACAGTTATTCTGTTCCTTCAACTTCAGGGGTAGAAAGTGATATTAACACGGAAAAACAAGAGCAAGAGCAAAAATCCGAAGAAAATTTACCGGTTTCAGAAACTAAATTTGAAACTGAGTTAAAGCTGTCAGAGGACTCGGACGACGACATAGAGACAAGTGATGAAAGCGATAGTGAAGCTAATGTAAAAAAGGCACTTAAAGACGAAGAGGCGCTACTAAAGCTGGGACAGCCGGAAGAGACAGAATCTGGCAATTTCTTCGACCGTCCGGATCCCAATAAATTACAGCTATTTTTTGAATTCCATCCAAAGGTACCTGTCGCCCAAAAAGATATACCTTTCAATGTGGAAAAAGCGTTTACacgtaataataaaacaaaaaggaAATGGTTGAGCTATAGTGAAGAAAGAAAGGCACTTTTCTGCACAATTTGTCTTGCTTATTCAGTTGAGAGTAATAAAGATCAAAGTTCTGCTTTTGCAAGGG CAAATGAAGCTGCATACAATCTAGAAAATGAAAACCTAGATCATGGTAATTTTTTGGAAATAATCTTACTTTTATCGAAATTTGATGTTATTTTGAAGAAACATTTGGACGCCATTGTTAAAAAAAGCAAAAGTTATCACAATAGAAAAATCAAACGTCGAGCTGGAAATTTCTAcacatttttgtcaaaaactaCTGTAAATTCAATCATTGTCATAATCACAGAAATTATTCAAAAGAAGATTTCTTCAGAGATACAGACTGCCACTATGTTCTCTATAGAAATAGACAGCACTCAAGATATTTCAGTAACAGACCAATGTTCAGTTGTAACAAG gtaTGTTTACAACGGAACAATTCACGAACGCCTTCTTGCAGTTGTTCCTTGTCACAATTCAACAGGGAAGGGATTCCATACCATGATTCATGACATACTGGTAAAAAATGGTTTGGATGAAAAAAATTGTATTGCTGACTCTACTGATGGGGCGGCTAATATGCAAGGGAGATATTCGGGATTCTCCAGTTTCATGGTCCAGGAAAATTCAAATCATGTTCATGTTTGGTGTTATGCGCATATTTTAAATCTTGTTCTGACAGACATTTTTAAATCCCACATTAAGGCCGCATCATTTTTTTCATTACTGAATTGTATAGCAGCATTTTTTAAAGAATCTCATCAACGCATGGGTTACTGGTTGGACATTGGCAACAATGCTAGATCACAGAAACTTCAGTTGATAGGAGAAACTCGTTGGTGGTCAAAGGAAGCAGCGCTCAGTaaaatttttggtaattttaatgAACCTAATAAAGCACT aattgttttttttaacgttattgCGGATACTGCAGTAGAATCAATCAGTAGAAGATTTGCAAACAACGCTGAATTATGTAGGGATCTGAGCATTTTAGATCCAAATAATTTTGAAGAAATCGCCAAAGGTGAGCTACCTGAGAATTCTCTAAAAATATTGTCAGAAAAATTAATACAGTTTGATTCTTCTGCAACTCCTGCAAAGTTGAAAGAAGAGTTAGCAAGCTTTGCAAGCAACTGGAAACATATTAAATTAACAATTGAAGATTCATATGAAGTAAATTATGCTAGACTTGATGTGGGGTTAGACGACTCTTCTTCTGCACAGTCAGATGTAGACGAAGATGACTGTATAACAAAACAGAGTACAAAATCAAGGGTGTGCATCGAATCTAACAAATGTCAGAACTGTGTCATTTGTTGCTACggttcaattttaaaatataatttgtttaagggGGCTTATTCCACGCTGGTATTGGCTTATCAATATATACTTTCATTGCCCATCTCGCAAGTGGCATGTGAACGATCGTTTTCAActttaaaatttatcaaaaatagaTTAAGAAACTCCTTGTCTGATAATAGACTCGAGTCGTTCATGCTGATGAATATTGAAAATGATATACTGAGCGATATCAACAATGATGAAATTATTAATCGTTTGGGTCAAACAACCAAATTAATGAAGGACGCTTTAatgtattaa
- the LOC140449834 gene encoding uncharacterized protein isoform X1: MSLQSKCGCPLTPTIESKQDFPTNDTQKTFSKSPGLRRRNVTASSYATVNDQTAGTTRLSTFSQTNLSRSPGFSIKSHSSRRSPYSSPIKIISGNITNSKSSTNINHPPNSSTAVSGVSKLSSIARSTPDLRSISRSSSKIVSPSIKSSARYEPARKLTPTSKVEYECPPSNKMAIPQIRLNFDLDAESTRF; encoded by the exons atagAATCAAAACAAGATTTTCCTACAAATGATACTCAGAAGACATTCAGTAAAAGTCCTGGG CTAAGAAGAAGAAATGTTACAGCCTCTAGCTACGCGACTGTCAATGATCAAACAGCTGGCACTACTCGATTATCGACATTTTCTCAAACAAATCTTTCCAGAAGTCCAGGTTTTTCAATTAAATCACACTCGTCCAGGAGATCTCCATACTCATCCCCAATAAAG ATTATCTCAGGAAATATAACTAATTCAAAATCGTCTACAAATATAAAC CACCCACCTAATAGCTCTACTGCAGTTAGTGGAGTTTCTAAGTTATCTTCCATAGCAAGATCCACACCCGATTTAAGg tcgATTAGTAGGTCTTCAAGTAAAATTGTTTCACCCAGTATTAAATCGAGTGCTAGATATGAGCCTGCTAGAAAATTGACCCCAACT TCAAAAGTTGAATACGAATGTCCTCCGTCTAACAAAATGGCAATACCTCAGATAAGATTGAACTTCGATTTGGATGCAGAGTCTACCAGATTTTAA